A window of Neisseria canis contains these coding sequences:
- the nadD gene encoding nicotinate-nucleotide adenylyltransferase, producing MKKLGLFGGTFDPIHNGHLHIARAFADELGLDTVVFLPAGDPYHKDTSRTPAKHRMAMTELAIADDERFAVSDCDIVREGATYTFDTVQIFRQQFPQTKLYWLMGMDSLLQLHTWSRWQSLVKLADIAVAARGSDQLNHAPKELHEWLGRALQEGSLHLLKAPLSNISSTEIRKKARAGESMAGMVDRRVERYIAQHGLYRGS from the coding sequence ATGAAAAAACTCGGCCTGTTTGGCGGCACGTTCGACCCCATACACAACGGCCATCTGCACATTGCCCGCGCGTTTGCCGACGAGCTCGGTTTGGATACTGTGGTGTTTCTGCCCGCGGGAGACCCCTACCACAAAGACACAAGCCGCACGCCGGCCAAGCACCGTATGGCGATGACCGAGCTTGCGATTGCCGATGACGAACGCTTTGCCGTGAGCGATTGCGACATTGTGCGCGAGGGCGCGACTTACACATTCGATACCGTTCAGATTTTCCGCCAGCAGTTTCCGCAAACCAAGCTTTACTGGCTGATGGGCATGGACAGTTTGTTGCAGCTGCACACTTGGAGCCGCTGGCAATCATTGGTGAAACTGGCAGACATCGCCGTGGCGGCGCGCGGCAGCGATCAGCTCAACCACGCGCCCAAAGAGCTGCACGAATGGTTGGGGCGGGCGCTGCAAGAGGGCAGCCTGCATTTGCTGAAAGCGCCGTTGAGCAACATCAGCTCTACCGAAATCCGCAAGAAAGCGCGCGCCGGCGAGAGCATGGCAGGCATGGTCGACCGCAGGGTTGAGCGCTATATCGCGCAGCACGGGCTGTATCGGGGCAGTTAA
- a CDS encoding lysophospholipid acyltransferase family protein: MNIAKQPLAWLTDQALCLFVSFLTGVRPKSSRELDFNPQQKVYYANHGSHGDFVLVWISLPRRWRTGTRPVAGADYWLGNRFKRFIIQNVFNALLIPRNSDNPQAVTEQMSQALHGGDSLIIFPEGTRNTDDKTVLLPFKTGIYHLAKAKPDTEFVPLWINNISRVLPKGKILPVPLLCDVNIGSPLRLESGEDKQAFLERTRNALLALAPKDAQEAAAKHPEKGEN; encoded by the coding sequence ATGAATATAGCCAAACAACCATTGGCTTGGCTCACAGACCAAGCGTTGTGCCTGTTCGTTTCATTCTTAACCGGCGTGCGCCCCAAATCTTCGCGCGAGCTGGATTTCAATCCGCAGCAGAAAGTTTATTATGCCAACCACGGCAGCCACGGCGATTTCGTGCTGGTGTGGATTTCCCTGCCGCGCCGTTGGCGCACGGGCACGCGCCCCGTGGCCGGCGCGGATTATTGGCTGGGCAACCGTTTCAAGCGCTTTATTATCCAAAACGTGTTCAACGCTTTGTTGATTCCGCGCAACAGCGACAATCCGCAAGCGGTTACCGAGCAGATGAGCCAAGCGCTGCATGGCGGCGATTCGCTGATTATCTTTCCCGAAGGCACCCGCAACACCGACGACAAAACGGTTCTTCTGCCTTTTAAAACCGGCATCTACCATCTGGCCAAAGCCAAACCCGATACCGAATTCGTGCCTTTATGGATTAACAATATCAGCCGTGTGCTGCCCAAAGGCAAAATCCTGCCCGTGCCGCTTTTGTGCGATGTGAACATCGGCAGCCCGTTGCGGCTGGAGAGCGGTGAAGACAAGCAGGCTTTTCTCGAGCGGACACGCAACGCCTTGCTGGCGCTTGCGCCCAAAGA
- the trhP gene encoding prephenate-dependent tRNA uridine(34) hydroxylase TrhP — protein MKSPELLLPAGGLERMRAAFDYGADAVYAGSPRYSLRARNNEFAKLPVLEQGISEAHARGKKFFLTVNTLPHNSKLKTFIADMEPLIAMKPDALIMADPGLIMQVREKWPEMPIHLSVQANTTNYWGVQFWQKIGVERIILSRELSMEEIAEIRQECPDIELEVFVHGALCIAYSGRCLLSGYFNHRDPNQGTCTNACRWDYKVHAAETDEMGDSKLLQGFDFNRAQEEANAAFEGINGQQRHPLADKVFLIEEANRPGSLLPIMEDEHGTYIMNSKDLRAIEQIAKLAEIGVDSLKVEGRTKSVYYVARVAQAYRKAIDDAVAGKPFDYSLLAELEGLANRGYTSGFLERHQTQDYQNYLSGHSLAKQSQFVGQVIEIDEAGWATVDVKNRFAVGDTIEIIHPQGNQTLVLEEMTRKGKTIDVAPGNGIQVKIPHMQGKDNALIARVVKP, from the coding sequence ATGAAATCACCAGAACTACTCCTTCCCGCCGGCGGCCTTGAGCGCATGCGCGCCGCGTTTGATTACGGCGCCGATGCCGTGTATGCCGGCAGCCCGCGCTACTCCCTTCGCGCACGAAACAACGAATTTGCCAAACTGCCCGTGTTGGAGCAGGGCATCAGCGAAGCACATGCGCGCGGCAAGAAATTTTTCTTAACCGTGAATACCCTGCCGCACAATTCCAAGCTGAAAACCTTTATCGCCGACATGGAGCCGCTGATTGCCATGAAGCCCGACGCGCTGATTATGGCCGACCCCGGGCTGATTATGCAGGTGCGCGAAAAATGGCCGGAAATGCCGATACACCTTTCCGTGCAAGCCAACACCACCAACTATTGGGGCGTGCAGTTTTGGCAGAAAATCGGCGTGGAGCGGATTATCCTCTCGCGCGAACTGAGCATGGAAGAAATCGCCGAAATCCGCCAAGAGTGCCCCGATATCGAATTGGAAGTGTTCGTGCACGGCGCATTGTGCATCGCCTATTCCGGCCGCTGCCTGCTTTCCGGCTATTTCAACCACCGCGACCCCAACCAAGGCACCTGCACCAACGCCTGCCGCTGGGATTATAAAGTGCACGCAGCCGAAACCGACGAAATGGGCGACAGCAAACTGCTGCAAGGCTTCGATTTCAACCGCGCGCAAGAAGAAGCCAATGCCGCTTTTGAAGGCATCAACGGCCAGCAGCGCCACCCGCTTGCCGACAAAGTGTTCCTGATTGAAGAGGCCAACCGCCCGGGCAGCCTGCTGCCGATTATGGAAGACGAACACGGCACTTATATTATGAATTCCAAAGACTTGCGCGCCATCGAGCAGATTGCCAAACTGGCCGAAATCGGCGTGGACAGCCTGAAAGTGGAAGGGCGTACCAAGTCGGTTTACTACGTTGCCCGCGTGGCGCAGGCCTACCGCAAAGCGATTGACGATGCCGTGGCCGGCAAGCCGTTTGATTACAGCCTGCTGGCCGAGCTGGAAGGGCTGGCCAACCGCGGCTACACTTCCGGCTTTTTGGAGCGCCACCAAACGCAGGATTATCAAAACTACCTCAGCGGTCATTCTTTGGCCAAGCAAAGCCAGTTTGTCGGCCAAGTGATTGAAATCGATGAAGCGGGCTGGGCGACCGTGGATGTGAAAAACCGCTTTGCCGTGGGGGATACGATTGAAATCATTCATCCGCAGGGCAATCAAACGCTGGTGCTGGAGGAGATGACGCGAAAAGGCAAAACCATAGACGTGGCGCCGGGCAACGGCATTCAGGTGAAAATCCCGCATATGCAGGGTAAGGACAATGCGTTGATTGCCCGCGTGGTGAAACCTTAA
- a CDS encoding DUF2238 domain-containing protein — protein sequence MQGRSWAFPLLIAAVVAAVAVWSGWAPSDRAVWWAEVIPVFAVFGWLVFTCRRFRFSNPAYLFMSGWMVMHLVGAHYTFADVPFDWANRILSPLLGEGRNHFDRVGHYIIGFYAYPMAEWLMRRRMCSMKLAFFFSLFFIMGVAAAYEIIEWQYAVIEGGNAGVEFLGSQGDIWDAQKDMLADTLGALTALTVYLLVRPDKKLGAV from the coding sequence ATGCAGGGGCGTTCTTGGGCGTTTCCATTATTGATTGCGGCCGTCGTGGCTGCAGTGGCAGTGTGGTCGGGCTGGGCGCCGTCAGACCGTGCGGTGTGGTGGGCGGAAGTGATTCCGGTGTTTGCGGTGTTCGGCTGGCTGGTATTTACCTGCCGCCGCTTCCGCTTCAGCAATCCGGCGTATTTGTTTATGAGCGGCTGGATGGTGATGCATCTGGTGGGCGCGCATTACACGTTTGCCGATGTGCCGTTTGATTGGGCAAACCGCATTTTGTCGCCGCTGTTGGGCGAAGGGCGCAACCATTTCGACAGGGTGGGGCATTACATTATCGGCTTTTATGCGTATCCGATGGCCGAATGGCTGATGCGCCGCCGCATGTGCAGCATGAAGCTGGCGTTTTTCTTCTCGCTCTTTTTCATTATGGGCGTGGCGGCGGCATATGAAATTATCGAATGGCAGTATGCCGTGATCGAAGGCGGCAACGCCGGCGTTGAATTTCTCGGCTCCCAAGGGGATATTTGGGATGCACAAAAAGACATGCTGGCCGATACTTTGGGCGCGCTAACCGCTCTGACGGTTTATCTGCTTGTGCGGCCCGATAAAAAGTTGGGGGCGGTTTGA